GGTCCGGACGAAGCGGATCCGCTGGCGAACCTTCTACCGACCCGACGAGATCCGCATCGCCGAGGTGGCGCGGATGTTCGAGAAGGGGTGGTAGCCGGGGGGTCTCCGAACCTGGTGTGCGAGTCGACCGCGGGCCGGTGACGACCGGTCGCACCCACCCGGCGGAGCCGCAGACCGATACGGCCCAGCACCCCTGCCGGGGCGCCGTACGCGGCCTCTGCCGTTACGCTGTTCAGCGGCCGTGATTCCCTTCGCGGCGCGGCGGTGGGGCCCGTCGTATCCGAACCGCGTCCCTGCTTGCGCACACAGGCGCGTAGGAGACGTACGACCATGACAGCCCCCGACATCCGGACCGGGACCGTCACCGCCCCGCCGCGCCCTTCCGTTCTGCGTGGCCAGGCACCCGTCGTCGCGGTGGTCGCGGTCGGCGGCGCGGTCGGCGCCTGTGCCCGATACGCGGCCTCCCTCGCCTGGCCCGCGCCGACAGGCGCTTTCCCCTGGACCACCTTCTGGACCAACGTCGTCGGCTGTGCCGTGATCGGCGTGTTCATGGTGGTCATCACGGATGCCTGGGCCGCCCACCGCCTCGTGCGCCCCTTCTTCGGCACCGGTGTGCTCGGCGGCTTCACCACCTTCTCCACCTACGCCGTCGACATCCGGAAGCTGGTCGACGGGGGCCACCCCGGCACCGGTCTCGCCTACCTCGCCGCGACCCTGCTCGCGGCCCTCACAGCCGTGACGCTCGCGGCGACCGCGACCCGCCGGGTCCTGAAACGGAGGCGACGATGACCAGGCTGACCGGCGGCGCCCTGCGCGTGACCGTCCTCATCGGCGAGCACGACACCTGGCACCACAGGCCGCTCTACTCGGAGATCGTCCACCGCGCCCGCGCGGCCGGCCTCGCGGGCGCGAGCGTCTTCCGCGGCATCGAGGGCTTCGGCGCCTCTTCCCTGATCCACACCTCGCGCCTGCTCTCCCTCAGCGAGGACCTGCCGGTCGCGGTCGTCATCGTCGACACCGAGGAACACGTGCGGTCGTTCCTGCCGCAACTCGACGAACTCGTCACCGAGGGCCTCGTCGTCCTCGACGACTGCGAGGTCATCCGGTACGTCGGCCGGACCGAGGGGAAACCGGGCGAAGCGGGCGGGAAGGGTAAGAAGTCGTTGTGAACTGGCTGCTCGTGATCGCGGGCGGAATGGTCGGCGCGCCCCTCCGCTATCTCACCGACAGGATCGTCCAGTCCCGTCACGACACGGTCTTCCCCTGGGGCACCCTCGCCGTCAACGTCACAGGCTGCCTGATCCTGGGCCTGCTCACCGGCGC
The DNA window shown above is from Streptomyces sp. NBC_01451 and carries:
- a CDS encoding fluoride efflux transporter FluC, coding for MTAPDIRTGTVTAPPRPSVLRGQAPVVAVVAVGGAVGACARYAASLAWPAPTGAFPWTTFWTNVVGCAVIGVFMVVITDAWAAHRLVRPFFGTGVLGGFTTFSTYAVDIRKLVDGGHPGTGLAYLAATLLAALTAVTLAATATRRVLKRRRR
- a CDS encoding DUF190 domain-containing protein; the protein is MTRLTGGALRVTVLIGEHDTWHHRPLYSEIVHRARAAGLAGASVFRGIEGFGASSLIHTSRLLSLSEDLPVAVVIVDTEEHVRSFLPQLDELVTEGLVVLDDCEVIRYVGRTEGKPGEAGGKGKKSL